The Streptomyces sp. NBC_01463 DNA window CGGCGGTGGAGTGGTGGCGTCGGTGGACTCGCTGGTGCTGCGCTCGGTGGGCGGAGAGCGGCGCGCCATGACGGAGTCGGGTGTGGCGGGGTCCCTGTTCGGGATGGATTGGCCCGAGACGGCGCTGCCGGACGCGGAAGCCTTCGAAGGTGTCTCGGTGGGGCGCTGGAACGACGTCAAGGGGACTTCGGACGCCGTACCGGATGTGGTGGTGTACGAATCACTGCGCACCGGCGAGGCAGGGGACGGCACTGCGGACGATGTCCGGACCGCGGTGGGCGAAGCGCTGGAAGTGGTGCAGGCGTGGTTGGCCGACGAGCGGTTCGGTGAGTCGCGTCTGATCGTGCGGACGAGGGGCGCCGTCGCGCTGCCGGGCGCAAGCCCGGCGGACATGGCGGGCGCGGCTGTGTGGGGTCTGGTGCGCTCGGCACAGTCGGAGAGCCCGGGACGTGTGGTGCTGCTGGACAGCGACTCGGACGAGGTGACGGACCTGGCCGCGCGGGTGACCGCCATGGGCGAGTCGCAGGTGGTGGTGCACGAGAACCGGGCCCACGTGGGTCGGTTGGTGCGTGTGGAACAGCCGGCCGACGAGAGCGCCGACGTGGAGTTCGATTCCGCGGGGACGGTGCTGTTGACGGGTGGTACGGGGACGTTGGGTCGGGTGTTCGCTCGTCATCTGGTGGTGGAGCGTGGGGTGCGGCGGTTGGTGTTGACGAGTCGTCGTGGTGCTGGGGTTGAGGGTGTGGGGGAGTTGGTCGAGGAGTTGGCGGGTTGGGGTGCGGAGGTGGTGGTGGAGGCGTGTGATGTGGCTGATCGTGCTTCTGTGGAGCGGGTGTTGGGGTCGGTTCCGGTGGATCGGCCGCTGGTGGGGGTGGTGCATCTGGCGGGTGTGCTGGATGACGGGGTGATCGGTTCGCTGACGGCGGAGCGGGTGGATGCGGTTCTGCGGCCGAAGGTGGACGCGGCACTGAACCTCCATGAGCTGACCCGTGACCTGGACCTCACCGCCTTCGTCCTCTTCTCCTCCGTGGCCGGTACCTTCGGCAACGCGGGCCAGGGCAACTACGCGGCGGCCAACGCGTTCCTCGACGCGCTGGCCACGTACCGCAGGGCGGAAGGTCTCCCCGCGCACTCCCTCGCCTGGGGCTTCTGGGACGAGGCCAGCGGAATGACCGGCAAGCTGTCCGGAGCCGAACGCTCCCGCATCTCGTCCGTCGGCGGAGTCTTCCCGATCTCCTCGGAGGGAGGCGTGGCCCTCTTCGACGCCGCTCTGAGGCTGGACCGGGCGGTGGTGGCCCCGGTGCGGCTCGACCTCGCCCCCGTGAGAGCCCAGGGCTCTGCGGCCCGCGATCTCTTCCGCACTCTGGTCCCCGTCGTCGCACGACGCAGGGCGGCAGGCCACATCGAGGCGAACGGCCTTCAGCAGCGGCTCGCCCGCATCCCCGAAGCGGAGCGCGAAGCCGTTGTCCTGGAGGCCGTCCTGGAACAGGTCGCCTCCGTCCTCGGCTACAGCTCGCTCCAGGCCATCGAGCCGGAGAAGGCGTTCAAGGACCTCGGCTTCGACTCCCTGCGTGCGGTGGAGTTCCGCAACGCGGTGTCCGAAGCCACCACGCTCCGTCTCCCCGCGACCGTCGTCTTCGACTACCCCACCCCCGCGGCCCTGGCCCGCCACCTGCTGGGGGAGCTGTCCGGGACCGACGCCCCCGAGGCGGCAACCCTCACCCCGGTGCGCCCGAACCCCGCCGCCCACGCCGACGACCCGATCGCGATCGTGGGCATGGCGTGCCGCTACCCGGGCAACATCGCCTCGCCCGAGGACCTCTGGCAGGCCGTGAGCGAGGGCGCCGACCTCATCTCCGACTTCCCGACCGACCGGGGCTGGAACCTGCGGAAGATCTACGACCCGGAAGGTGTACGACCCGACACCAGTTACGTCGCCCGCGGTGGTTTTCTCGACGACGCCCCTGGATTCGACCCGGCGTTCTTCGGTATCAGTCCGAACGAGGCCCTGATCATGGACCCGCAGCAGCGGCTGCTGCTGGAGGCGTCGTGGGAGGTGTTCGAGCGGGCCGGCATCGACCCGCTCTCCCTCAAGGAGAGCCGCACCGGTGTCTTCGCCGGGATGATGTACCACGACTACGCCCACAACGCGAGCACGGGCGGCATCGCCTCCGGCCGGATCTCCTACGTACTCGGCCTCGAGGGTCCGTCGATGACGGTGGACACCGCGTGCTCCTCGTCGCTCGTGAGCCTGCACCTCGCGATCCAGGCGCTCCGCTCCGGCGAGTGCTCCCTCGCACTGGCCGGCGGCGTGGCCGTCATGTCGGAACCCGAGGTCTTCGTGGAGTTCAGCCGGCAGCGGGGGTTGGCGAAGGACGGGCGGTGCAAGTCGTTCGCGGGTGCTGCGGATGGTGCCGCGTGGTCGGAGGGTGTGGGTGTGCTGCTGGTCGAGCGGCTGTCGGACGCTCGTCGGCTGCGGCATGAGGTGTTGGCCGTGGTGCGGGGCAGTGCGGTGAATCAGGACGGTGCGAGTAATGGGCTGACGGCTCCGAATGGTCCGTCGCAGCAGCGGGTGATTCGGGCGGCGTTGGCTGATGCGCAGATTTCGTCGGATCAGGTCGATCTGGTGGAGGCGCATGGGACGGGGACCCGGTTGGGTGATCCGATCGAGGCGCAGGCGCTGTTGGCGACGTATGGGCAGGGTCGTCCGGAGGGCGATCCGCTCTGGCTGGGTTCGTTGAAGTCGAACCTGGGCCACACCCAGGCCGCTGCGGGTGTGGGTGGTGTGATCAAGGCGGTGCAGGCGATTCGGCATGGTGTGTTGCCGAGGACGTTGCATGTGGACGTGCCGACGCCGCAGGTGGATTGGTCGGCGGGTGCGGTGGAGTTGCTGACGGAGTCGCGGGCGTGGCCGGAGCGGGATCGTCCCAGGCGTGTGGGTGTGTCGTCGTTCGGTCTGAGCGGGACGAACGCGCATGTGATTGTGGAGCAGGCCCCGGTGGTCGAGGAGCCGGATGTATCGGTGACTGTTGAGTTGCCGGTGGTTCCGGTGGTGTTGTCTGCGCGGAGTGAGGCGGGGTTGTCGGCGCAGGCGGGGAAGCTGTTGGGTGTTTCTTCCGCGTCGTTGTTGGATGTGGGTTTTTCGTCGGTGGTGTCGCGTGGGGTGTTGGAGCATCGTGCGGTGGTGGCGGCGTCGGATCGTGAGGAGCTGGTGCGGGGTCTGACGGCGCTGGCTGGGGGTGGGCTGTCGTCTTCGGTGGTGCGGGGTTCCGTGCGGCCGGCGGGCAAGGTGGCGTTCCTGTTCACGGGTCAGGGTGCGCAGCGGTTGGGGATGGGCCGGGAGTTGTATGAGGCGTTTCCGGTGTTCGCGGCGGCGTTTGACGCGGTCGTGGGTGAGCTGGATGCACGGCTGGGGCGTTCACTCCGTGAGGTGGTGTGGGGTGAGGATGCGGGTCTGCTGAACGGGACGATGTTTGCTCAGGCCGGGTTGTTCGCGGTGGAGACGGCGTTGTTCCGGTTGGTGGAGTCGTGGGGGGTTCGTCCGGACTTCCTGGTGGGTCATTCGGTGGGTGAGATCGCGGCCGCGCATGTGTCCGGCGCCCTGTCGCTCGGTGATGCGGCGGAGTTGGTGGTGGCGCGTGGTCGGTTGATGCAGGGGTTGCCGGCTGGTGGGTCGATGGTAGCGGTGGAGGCGTCGGAGGCGGAGGTGCTTCCGTTGCTGAACGCTGAGGTGGGGATTGCGGCGGTGAACGGGCCGCGTTCCGTGGTGGTGTCGGGGACGGATGCTGCGGTGCGTGAGCTCGTGGCGGTGTTCGAGGGTCAGGGCCGCAGGACGAGCACGCTGCGGGTGTCGCATGCGTTCCATTCGCCGTTGATGGAGCCGATGTTGGCGGAGTTCGGGGCGGTGGTGGCTGGGTTGTCGTTCGGTGCTGCGTCGATTCCCGTGGTGTCGGGTGTGACGGGGGAGTTGTCGCAGGAAGTGACGACGCCGTCGTACTGGGTGCGGCATGTGCGCGAGGCGGTGCGGTTCGCGGATGCGGTGTCGTTTGTGGTGTCGCGGGGTGTGACGTCGTTTGTTGAGGTGGGTCCGGATGGTGTGCTGTGTGGGATGGCGCAGCAGTCGGTGGACGCCGAGCTGGCGGCAACGGTCTTCGTCCCGTTGGTGCGTAAGGGCCGTCCGGAGGTGGCCTCGACGGTTACCGCGTTGGGGCAGTTGCATGTGAGTGGTGTGCCGGTGGACTGGGCCCGGCTCTTCGAGGGGACGGGTGCGCGTCGTGTAGATCTGCCCACCTACGCCTTCCAGCACCAGAATTACTGGATCGTCGGCGAGCAGCACGGCGCAGACGCGGAGTCCATGGGGCAGGCGGCGGCCGGTCACCCGCTTCTGAGTGCGGTCGTGACGTCGCCGGATGCCGACAGCGTGATCCTGACCGGTCGCCTGTCCACCGGCACCCAGAGCTGGCTGGCGGACCATGCACTCGGTGACGTCACGCTCTTTCCCGGCACCGGCTTCGTGGAACTGGCACTCAGGGCAGCGGACGAGGTCGGGTACGCCGGGCTTGAGGAGCTGACTCTGGAAGCGCCGCTGGTGCTGCCGGAGCATGAGGGCGTCGCCCTCCAGGTCGTCGTCGGTCCCTCCGACGACTCCGGCCGACGACCGGTGGCCGTGCACTCGCGAGGCGAAGCGACGGATCAGCCGTGGGTGAGGCATGCCATCGGTTCGCTCGTCGCCGCCGTTGACACATCGGGGGCCGCCGACGTGGCGTGGGCCGCGGGACAGTGGCCGCCGGCCGGTACTGAGCCGGTTGAGCTGGACGGGTTCTACGAAGACATGGCGGAGGCGGGTCTGAGCTACGGGCCGTCCTTCCGCGGGCTGAGCGAGGCATGGCGGTCCGACGGACATGTCTACGCCGAGGTGGGCCTCCCCGAAGGGATCGAGCCCGGCACCTACGCCCTGCACCCCGCCCTCTTCGATGCGGCGTTGCACGGGGTGGCGTTGTCAGGTGCGGTGAGTGAGGGTGCTGCGTTGCCGTTCGCATGGTCGGGAGTGTCGCTGGGTGCGGTGGGTGCTTCGGCGGTGCGGGTCCGGGTCTCGGTGGAAGGCGAGGGCCGGGTGTCGGTGGCACTCGCCGATGCCGGTGGAGCGATGGTGGCGTCGGTCGGTTCGCTCGTGCTGCGCTCGGTGGAAGGGGAACGGCGCGCAGCGGCCGAATCCGGTGCACGGGGTTCGCTGTTCGGAGTGGAGTGGCCGGAGGTGGCGTTGCCCGGTTCCGGCGAGACGGCTGAGCTGACGGTGGGGCGTTGGGCTGACGTGGTGGGTTCGTCGAGTGTCGTACCGGACGTGGTGCTGTTCGATTCACTGCGCGCCGGTGAGGCGGAGGCCGTTCCTGCCGGTGTGGTGCGGGATGCGGTCTCCGAGGTGTTGGGGGTGGTGCAGGAATGGCTGGGCGACGAGCGGTTCGGCCGGTCGCGTTTGGTGGTGCGGACGGTGGGTGCTGTCGCGTTGCCCGGTGAAGGCGTGGATGACCTTGCGGGTGGGGCTGTGTGGGGTCTGGTGCGATCGGCGCAGTCGGAGAACCCGGGGCGTGTCGTCCTGCTGGACGGTGAGCTGAGCGCACCTGCCGAGATGTCGCGGGTGGTGGCGCTGGGGGAGTCGCAGGTGGTGGTGCGTGAAGGACGTGCGCATGTGGGCCGCCTCCAACGCGTCGTGCCGTCCGATGGCGACCGGCAGGTCGTGGAGTTCGATTCCGCGGGGACGGTGCTGTTGACGGGTGGTACGGGGACGTTGGGTCGGGTGTTCGCTCGTCATCTGGTGGTGGAGCGTGGGGTGCGGCGGTTGGTGTTGACGAGTCGTCGTGGTGCTGGGGTTGAGGGTGTGGGGGAGTTGGTCGAGGAGTTGGCGGGTTGGGGTGCGGAGGTGGTGGTGGAGGCGTGTGATGTGGCTGATCGTGCTTCTGTGGAGCGGGTGTTGGGGTCGGTTCCGGTGGATCGGCCGCTGGTGGGGGTGGTGCATCTGGCGGGTGTGCTGGATGACGGGGTGATCG harbors:
- a CDS encoding type I polyketide synthase, which gives rise to MANDEKILDYLKKVTADLHRTRRRLQDAEAASQEPIAIVAMGCRFPGGVTTPEELWQLVAEGRDAVSGMPDDRGWDLGRLMGEDTSQPGTSYVHQGGFLEGAGDFDAGFFGMSPMEAEATDPQQRLSLEVAWEAFERAGIDPETLRGGRVGVYMGSGIQDYGDFPEGVPEAVEAYMATARAASVISGRISYALGLEGPSFTVDTACSSSLVALHLAAQALRQDECGLALAGGVMVMSTAAPFVAFSKQRGLAPDGRCKAFSDSADGTGWSEGAGIVLLERLSDARRNGHPVLAVIRGSAINSDGASNGLTAPSGPSQQRVIRQALANARVPGAHVDAVEAHGTGTTLGDPIEAQALLATYGQDRTAEHPLRLGSFKANIGHAQAAAGVGGVIKMVMALRNGLLPRTLHVEQPSTHVDWTSGHVSLLTEAEPWTRQGHPRTAGVSAFGLSGTNAHVILQEAPEPDAAEDPDGTSVGTAGSRPDTDDRALPFVTPGAPVTPFLLSGRSAAGLRAQAERLASFVRDGAGATARHRDIGHALMATRTAFEHRAVVLDTGDPEFTDGSESTPLLSGLDALAADAKARHVVRGAATGPAQVAFVFPGQGSQWAGMAVELLATSPVFADRMRECAEALAPFTDWDLLDVVHQRPDAPTFEEVDVVQPVLWAVMVSLAALWRACGVEPAAVVGHSQGEIAAACVAGALSLEDGARVVALRSRIIRQDLAGRGGMMSVALPAAEAESVMRGWGDRLQIAVVNSPASTVVCGEREALDELYTHLEAQGVQARRIPVDYASHSVFVEEIRDRLLAEIADVTPRPSTTTFYSTVTGGSLDTTALDAGYWYENLRRTVRFEDTTRAMLDDGFTLFVEASPHPGLFIALGETIATTPAGAAAVGSLRRHSGDPARFALSLAEAYVHGAPVDWSLFHDAEPATRVELPTYAFQRERYWVTAPTGAGDVLTAGLEATDHPLLGARVSAPDTDALSLTGRLSLGTHPWLGDHRVGDSVFFPGTGHVELVGYAADMAGCAVIDELTLETPLTVPERGGVAVRVTVGTAGSDGRRPVTVHARTEDGDQPWTRHATGVIAPESLRVRGSSAGTGWASAQWPPAGAEPVDLDGFYEGMADEGLRYGPVFQGLTAAWRADGDIYAEVALPTGTPATDFRLHPALLDAALHGVALSGAVSEGAALPFAWSGVSLGAVGASAVRVRVSAVGENRVSVVLADTGGGVVASVDSLVLRSVGGERRAMTESGVAGSLFGMDWPETALPDAEAFEGVSVGRWNDVKGTSDAVPDVVVYESLRTGEAGDGTADDVRTAVGEALEVVQAWLADERFGESRLIVRTRGAVALPGASPADMAGAAVWGLVRSAQSESPGRVVLLDSDSDEVTDLAARVTAMGESQVVVHENRAHVGRLVRVEQPADESADVEFDSAGTVLLTGGTGTLGRVFARHLVVERGVRRLVLTSRRGAGVEGVGELVEELAGWGAEVVVEACDVADRASVERVLGSVPVDRPLVGVVHLAGVLDDGVIGSLTAERVDAVLRPKVDAALNLHELTRDLDLTAFVLFSSVAGTFGNAGQGNYAAANAFLDALATYRRAEGLPAHSLAWGFWDEASGMTGKLSGAERSRISSVGGVFPISSEGGVALFDAALRLDRAVVAPVRLDLAPVRAQGSAARDLFRTLVPVVARRRAAGHIEANGLQQRLARIPEAEREAVVLEAVLEQVASVLGYSSLQAIEPEKAFKDLGFDSLRAVEFRNAVSEATTLRLPATVVFDYPTPAALARHLLGELSGTDAPEAATLTPVRPNPAAHADDPIAIVGMACRYPGNIASPEDLWQAVSEGADLISDFPTDRGWNLRKIYDPEGVRPDTSYVARGGFLDDAPGFDPAFFGISPNEALIMDPQQRLLLEASWEVFERAGIDPLSLKESRTGVFAGMMYHDYAHNASTGGIASGRISYVLGLEGPSMTVDTACSSSLVSLHLAIQALRSGECSLALAGGVAVMSEPEVFVEFSRQRGLAKDGRCKSFAGAADGAAWSEGVGVLLVERLSDARRLRHEVLAVVRGSAVNQDGASNGLTAPNGPSQQRVIRAALADAQISSDQVDLVEAHGTGTRLGDPIEAQALLATYGQGRPEGDPLWLGSLKSNLGHTQAAAGVGGVIKAVQAIRHGVLPRTLHVDVPTPQVDWSAGAVELLTESRAWPERDRPRRVGVSSFGLSGTNAHVIVEQAPVVEEPDVSVTVELPVVPVVLSARSEAGLSAQAGKLLGVSSASLLDVGFSSVVSRGVLEHRAVVAASDREELVRGLTALAGGGLSSSVVRGSVRPAGKVAFLFTGQGAQRLGMGRELYEAFPVFAAAFDAVVGELDARLGRSLREVVWGEDAGLLNGTMFAQAGLFAVETALFRLVESWGVRPDFLVGHSVGEIAAAHVSGALSLGDAAELVVARGRLMQGLPAGGSMVAVEASEAEVLPLLNAEVGIAAVNGPRSVVVSGTDAAVRELVAVFEGQGRRTSTLRVSHAFHSPLMEPMLAEFGAVVAGLSFGAASIPVVSGVTGELSQEVTTPSYWVRHVREAVRFADAVSFVVSRGVTSFVEVGPDGVLCGMAQQSVDAELAATVFVPLVRKGRPEVASTVTALGQLHVSGVPVDWARLFEGTGARRVDLPTYAFQHQNYWIVGEQHGADAESMGQAAAGHPLLSAVVTSPDADSVILTGRLSTGTQSWLADHALGDVTLFPGTGFVELALRAADEVGYAGLEELTLEAPLVLPEHEGVALQVVVGPSDDSGRRPVAVHSRGEATDQPWVRHAIGSLVAAVDTSGAADVAWAAGQWPPAGTEPVELDGFYEDMAEAGLSYGPSFRGLSEAWRSDGHVYAEVGLPEGIEPGTYALHPALFDAALHGVALSGAVSEGAALPFAWSGVSLGAVGASAVRVRVSVEGEGRVSVALADAGGAMVASVGSLVLRSVEGERRAAAESGARGSLFGVEWPEVALPGSGETAELTVGRWADVVGSSSVVPDVVLFDSLRAGEAEAVPAGVVRDAVSEVLGVVQEWLGDERFGRSRLVVRTVGAVALPGEGVDDLAGGAVWGLVRSAQSENPGRVVLLDGELSAPAEMSRVVALGESQVVVREGRAHVGRLQRVVPSDGDRQVVEFDSAGTVLLTGGTGTLGRVFARHLVVERGVRRLVLTSRRGAGVEGVGELVEELAGWGAEVVVEACDVADRASVERVLGSVPVDRPLVGVVHLAGVLDDGVIGSLTAERVDAVLRPKVDAALNLHELTRDLDLTAFVLFSSAAGVIGNAGQGNYAAANAFLDALATYRRAEGLPAQSLAWGPWGDGGMAYSLQSADSQRMRRTGIATLSAEEGTALFDAAETAGGAALVTMRIDLTGTDAPGPDELPDLFRGLVRPGVHRAVDTTASGAAAFRRRMNALTDEERTDQVLDLVRAHAAAILGYAGASAIEPDRAFKELGFDSLAAVEFRNGLSQTTGLRPPATLVFDYPNSRVLAKYLAEELRPDSTTDAQDVEEERVRRILKGIPLSRLRDAGLMEVLFDLAGAHEEPANPAEDTDENSTASIDSMDAESLISMALEGSGLDDATQGM